Below is a window of Candidatus Viadribacter manganicus DNA.
TTGTCGATGGCGACGATCACAACGAGCCGATCGCCGATGCGGTGCGTGGCATCTTGGATGGTCACATCGTGATGGAGCGCGCGATCGCCGAGCGCGGACGCTATCCGGCGATCAACGTGCTGAAGTCGATCTCGCGTTTGATGCCGATGTGTCATACGGCCGAGGAGAACAAGCTTGTCGCGCGCGCCCGCGAAGCCTTGAGTCTTTATGGCGAAATGGAAGAGCTTATTCGCATCGGCGCTTACAAGGCGGGCGCGGATCCGCAAGTCGATGAGGCGATCCGTGTGCGGCCGGCGGTTGAACGTGTGTTGACGCAAATTCGCGATGAACAATCGAGCATCGAAGAGGGCTTCGCGATGCTAGCTGAGGCCCTGCAATGAAGGCGTTCCGGACACTTCTAAAGGTCGCCGAGCGTGACCTTGAAACATTGCGCCGCGCGCTGGCGGATCAGATCACCAAGGACGCGAACGTCGTTCAGCGCATCCATGGTCACGAGCAGACTGTGCGCAATGAGCAAATGTTGGCGCAGCGCGACTATGAATCTGCGCGAGCCTATGGCGGCTACGCGGTGGCGGCCCAGGCAATTCGCAAGGCGCTGGATGCTGAGCGTGTTTTGATCAATCAGGAAATCGATCGGCTGCGCACCTTGATTGCCGAGGCGCATACAGAAGTGCGCAAGTTCGAGCGGTTGATTGAACTCGATGAGCAGCGGAGAAAAGCTGCGGCCGAGAAGCGCGAGAACGACGAACTCGACGAGATGGCGACCTTGCGAGCGGGGCGCGCGTCGCTGCAGCGTTGAAGGCGGTGCGTTTGGCGTCGCCACGCTGACGCGGCGACGTTCTGATTGTCCAAAAATGTGAGATGCGAGCTTAAGAGCTGTTGACTGACCGCGGCTCTGGCGTGGACGCATCATGCGGCGCGACTTCACTTGGTCGCGTGATCCTGAGCGCGAGCAGGCGTGTGACGCCATTGCGGACGCGGCGAAACAAGAGCGGCGCGCGTAAACATCAAGATTGCGGGCGATTTGAACGAGGCGCGCCAGGCGCTCGGTTAGGCTGCCGCCATTTCATGAAGCGGCGTTGGCGCGCGCCGGCGCTTGAACCCAATTTATTGCGTGGGGTGTTGCGGCGCTGAAGACCTGGGCGCGTGTAGGCGCGCCAGTGTCGTATCAACATCGGCGTACGCTGGAACCGCGCCGCGCGGATTAGCAACAGATTGTGCACGAGATACGTCAGCTTGAGCACACAAAGAGTGTCGCTCCGGCGAAGCGATGATTGGTGATGGGTTGCGGTGTGCGCATGGGCGCGATTGTGTGCGCCTTGCAAGCCCTGAGGATAGATTTTTCTCGGCGCCTCGATAAGCCGGAGAAATTTCAGAACATTGTGTTGGGTAGCTCCGGAGGCGGCGGCCTCAATCAGCTCGCGTTCAACGTCTCGACGATGCGGATGACGTCTTCGTAGGCTTGGCTCTGCGGGTGCCGCGTCGGCAGCGGCGTTTGTGCGCGGATGGAATCCGGCACGCGCGGGTCGCGGGTGATGGCGCCGGCGAATTTGGGCTTGAAGCCAAGATATTCGTTACAGGCAAGCGAGAACTGATCGAAGACTTTGCGGCCTTTGACGCGGCTCTCGGCCATGTTGACGATGACCCATGGCGTCACTTGTGAGCCTTGCAAGCGTAGTAGCTTCACCATCGCGTAGGCGTCGGTGAGGGCTGTGGGCTCTTCGGTGGTGACGAGGATCAAGCGATCGGCGGCGCGCGCGAAGCGCAGCACGGTTGGATCGATGCCGGCGGCCAGATCAAGGATGACGCGGTCGTAGTGTGGCGTGAGGCGCGTCAGACCATTAGCGATGCGCGCCACTTCTTCGAGCTTGACCGCGCCAAGCGCGCCCGAGCCCGAATGACCAGCGATCAAATCGAAGCCGCCATTGCGTCCTGGACCACCCATGACGGGGGTGACGGCGGATTCCAGTTCGAGGAAGCCGCGGACCACGGAATGCACGTCCGCCGTTGGCCGGACGCCGAGCTGAACGTCGACATTGGCGAGCCCGAGGTCGCAATCCACGAGGAGTGTGCGTTGACCGGCGCGGCCAAACGCGATCGACAGCATCGTTGAGAGCCACGTCTTGCCGACGCCGCCCTTTCCAGAGGCGATCGCGAAAACCGGCGCCGCGCGCGTGCGCGGCAACGGCTGATCGTTAATGGCGGCGTTTGCGCCTGTCATGCCACCGGTATGCGCCGTAACGATTGCGGAGGCGTTAGCGCCGGTGGATGTTTTGGTAACTAGAGCGTTAATTACTAAGAATACGGATGTGGAGTCCAGGCGCCGCTCAGATCTGCCCCATCGCCTTCAAGCGCACCTTCGCGTGCACTTCCGATTGGCCCATCACCGCCGTCGACGGACGGAAGCGTTCAATGAGCGAGCGCACGAACGGACGGATGTTCGGCGAGGTGAGCATCACCGGCGTTTCGCCCATTTGCGCCGATTTCTCGAATGCGGTGCGCACGTCGGCGACGAAATCGTGCAGCTTGGATGGCGCCAGCGCCAAGGTTCGCTGTTGACCTTCGCCGATGAGCGCTTCAGCGAATGCGAGCTCCCAGTTCGGTGAAAGCGTGAGGATCGGCAGCGCGCCGGCGGCGTTACGGTGCTGGTAGCAGATTTGACGCGCAAGGCGCGCGCGCACGTGCTCGGTGATGAGCACAAGATCGTGCATGGCAGGTGCGGCTTCGGCGATCGCCTCGATGATGGCGCTGAGATCGCGAATGGAGACGCGCTCTTTGAGCAAGTTCTGCAGCACGCGCTGAACGCCCGACCAAGAAATGTGCGCAGGCGCGACATCGTCGAGAAGGGTTTGGGTGTCCTTCGGAAGTTCTTTGATGAGCTTCTTCACCTCAGAGAAGGTGAGGAGTTCGCTCATGTGCTCTTTGATGACCTCGGTGAGGTGTGTCGCGAGCACCGTTGCTGGATCAACAACCGTGTAACCGCGGAAGCTGGCTTCTTCGCGCGCGCGCTCGTCGATCCATTTTGCGTCGAGGCCAAAGGCCGGCTCCTTCACTGCTTCGCCAGGCAATGCGATGCCGGCGCCGGTTGGGTCCATCGCCAACAGGTGGCCCATCTTCAGCTTGCCTTCGCCGGCATCCATTTCGCGAATGCGGATGGCGTATGCGTCGGCCGGCAGCTGAACGTTGTCGAGGATGCGCACGCTCGGCATCACGAAGCCGTAGTCTTGCGCCAGGGTCTTGCGGAGCGCCTTGATTTGATCCGTGAGGCGGCGGCCTTGCACGTCGTTGATGAGGGGCAGGAGCGCAAAGCCGATCTCGATGCGGGCGTCGTCCATGGCGAGTGACGATTGCGGCGTCTCTTCGACGGCGGGTGCAGGCGGCGCCGCTTCAGCCGCCTTCGCTTCGGCAGCGCGGCCTGCTTGGCGCAGTTGCCATGCCAGTGCGCCTGCGCCTGCGGCGAGGAGCAAGAACGGAATCTTCGGCATGCCGGGGAGCAATCCCACACCCAGAGCACATGCGGCGACGACGCCAAGTGCGACCGGATAGGAAGCGAGTTGCTTGGCGAAAGCCTTATCTGCGGCGCCGTCGATGCCGGCTTTGGTCACCAGCAGGCCGGCGGCGACCGAGATAATCAGCGCCGGAATTTGCGTCACTAGGCCGTCGCCGACGGTGAGCAGCGTGTAGGTGTGTCCGGCTTCGGCGAAGTCCATGCCGTGCGAGACGACGCCGATAATGATGCCGCCGATGATGTTGATGAAGACGATCAGCAGGCCGGCGATTGCGTCGCCGCGGACGAACTTGGACGCACCGTCCATGGCCCCGAAGAAGGAGCTTTCGTCTTCAAGCGCTTTACGGCGCTCGCGCGCCTGGGTTTCGTTGATGAGGCCGGCGGAGAGATCGGCGTCGATCGCCATCTGTTTGCCGGGCATCGAATCTAAGGTGAAGCGCGCCGCCACTTCGGCGATACGCGTCGAGCCTCGGGTGATGACCACGAAGTTCACGATCACCAAGATCGCGAACACGATGACGCCGATCACGAACTCGCCGCCCATGACGAATTGCGCGAAGGCGGCGATCACTTCGCCGGCGGCGTGTTCGCCGCTTTGACCATTGGCGAGAATGAGACGCGTCGATGCGATGTTGAGCGCCAGCCGCAGCAGTGTGGCGAGCAGCAAGACCGACGGGAAGGCGGTGAATTCGAGTGGCTTTTTGATCATCAGCGCCGTCATCAGCACGAGGATCGAGAAGATGATCGACACCGCCAGCAGCATGTCGAGCAAGAATGGCGGCAGTGGCACCAGCATGATCGACAAAATGCCGAGCACGACTGCAGCGAGGCCGATTTCGCCGCGCATGACAAAGCCGCGCAGGACGTCGAATGAGAGATCGTTGCCTTGCGGCTGTGCAGCGTCCGTCATGTGTTAGCTCAAGCCGCCTGTCCGGTTGGGGGCGGAGGGATGCGCAGCCCCTCGTCCGAGTACTGCTTCAGCTTGTTGCGCAGCGTGCGGATGGAGATGCCGAGAATGTGGGCGGCGTGCGTGCGATTGCCGAGGCAGTGCGTCAGCGTCTCGAGAATGAGATCCTGTTCGACTTCGGCGACGGTGCGGCCAACGAGATTGCGAGCGGCCGCTTGCGCGGCTTCGATGGCGTCGCCGGTGGAGTCGCGGTGACCGACGGGCGCGCCGTCCGGAGCACGGATCGCCTCGGGACCGACATCTTCGCCATTGGCGAGCAGCACTGCGCGGTGCATGGCGTTTTCAAGTTCGCGCACGTTGCCTGGCCAGCGATGGCTCATGACTTGCGCCATGGCTTCGCGTGAGAGCTTGCGGGCGGGGCGGCCGTTTGAGCGCG
It encodes the following:
- the flhA gene encoding flagellar biosynthesis protein FlhA, whose translation is MTDAAQPQGNDLSFDVLRGFVMRGEIGLAAVVLGILSIMLVPLPPFLLDMLLAVSIIFSILVLMTALMIKKPLEFTAFPSVLLLATLLRLALNIASTRLILANGQSGEHAAGEVIAAFAQFVMGGEFVIGVIVFAILVIVNFVVITRGSTRIAEVAARFTLDSMPGKQMAIDADLSAGLINETQARERRKALEDESSFFGAMDGASKFVRGDAIAGLLIVFINIIGGIIIGVVSHGMDFAEAGHTYTLLTVGDGLVTQIPALIISVAAGLLVTKAGIDGAADKAFAKQLASYPVALGVVAACALGVGLLPGMPKIPFLLLAAGAGALAWQLRQAGRAAEAKAAEAAPPAPAVEETPQSSLAMDDARIEIGFALLPLINDVQGRRLTDQIKALRKTLAQDYGFVMPSVRILDNVQLPADAYAIRIREMDAGEGKLKMGHLLAMDPTGAGIALPGEAVKEPAFGLDAKWIDERAREEASFRGYTVVDPATVLATHLTEVIKEHMSELLTFSEVKKLIKELPKDTQTLLDDVAPAHISWSGVQRVLQNLLKERVSIRDLSAIIEAIAEAAPAMHDLVLITEHVRARLARQICYQHRNAAGALPILTLSPNWELAFAEALIGEGQQRTLALAPSKLHDFVADVRTAFEKSAQMGETPVMLTSPNIRPFVRSLIERFRPSTAVMGQSEVHAKVRLKAMGQI
- a CDS encoding MinD/ParA family protein; translated protein: MTGANAAINDQPLPRTRAAPVFAIASGKGGVGKTWLSTMLSIAFGRAGQRTLLVDCDLGLANVDVQLGVRPTADVHSVVRGFLELESAVTPVMGGPGRNGGFDLIAGHSGSGALGAVKLEEVARIANGLTRLTPHYDRVILDLAAGIDPTVLRFARAADRLILVTTEEPTALTDAYAMVKLLRLQGSQVTPWVIVNMAESRVKGRKVFDQFSLACNEYLGFKPKFAGAITRDPRVPDSIRAQTPLPTRHPQSQAYEDVIRIVETLNAS